Proteins encoded together in one Streptomyces sp. NBC_01216 window:
- a CDS encoding response regulator transcription factor, producing MTEGERILIVDDEPAVREALRRSLAFEGYGTEVAVDGLDALTALEAYAPDLVVLDVQMPRMDGLTAARRIRAAGSTVPILMLTARDTVGDRVTGLDAGADDYLVKPFELDELFARIRALLRRSSYAPAAGEAPPGDVLAFDDLRMDLTTREVSRAGRPVELTRTEFTLLEMFLAHPRQVLTREQILKAVWGFDFEPSSNSLDVYVMYLRRKTEAGGEPRLVHTVRGVGYVLRGGGPE from the coding sequence ATGACTGAAGGCGAGCGCATCCTCATCGTCGACGACGAGCCCGCCGTACGGGAGGCGCTGCGACGCAGCCTCGCGTTCGAGGGCTACGGCACCGAGGTCGCCGTCGACGGACTGGACGCCCTCACGGCCCTGGAGGCGTACGCGCCCGACCTCGTCGTCCTCGACGTCCAGATGCCCCGGATGGACGGCCTGACCGCGGCCCGCCGCATCCGGGCGGCCGGCTCGACCGTGCCGATCCTGATGCTGACGGCCCGCGACACCGTCGGCGACCGGGTGACCGGACTCGACGCCGGCGCGGACGACTACCTGGTGAAACCCTTCGAACTGGACGAGCTGTTCGCCCGGATCAGGGCCCTGCTGCGGCGCAGCTCCTACGCCCCCGCGGCGGGCGAGGCGCCCCCGGGCGACGTCCTGGCCTTCGACGACCTGCGGATGGACCTGACGACCCGCGAGGTCAGCAGGGCCGGCCGGCCGGTGGAACTGACGCGGACGGAGTTCACCCTCCTGGAGATGTTCCTGGCCCATCCGCGGCAGGTGCTGACCCGGGAGCAGATCCTGAAGGCCGTTTGGGGTTTCGACTTCGAACCCAGCTCGAACTCCCTGGACGTGTACGTGATGTACCTGCGCCGCAAGACCGAGGCCGGCGGCGAACCACGCCTGGTCCACACGGTGCGCGGGGTGGGCTACGTCCTGCGGGGCGGAGGCCCGGAGTGA
- a CDS encoding FABP family protein, translating into MIEIPSDLNPDLLPLAFLLGTWEGVGVSDFPGAEKCNFGQSVTFSHDGRDVIEYVSHSWVLDNEGKQVRPLESESGYWRIDKDRKVEIVMVRDQGIVEIWYGELADQKPQIDIVTDAVARTAASGPYSGGKRLYGYVKGDLMWVGEKATPEVPLRPYMSAHLKKVVSPEEVAEMARGLGDLPDDGIAFFK; encoded by the coding sequence ATGATCGAGATTCCGTCCGACCTCAATCCGGACCTCCTGCCCCTCGCGTTCCTCCTCGGCACGTGGGAAGGGGTCGGGGTCTCCGACTTCCCCGGCGCCGAGAAGTGCAACTTCGGCCAGTCCGTCACCTTCAGCCACGACGGCCGGGACGTCATCGAGTACGTCTCGCACTCCTGGGTCCTGGACAACGAGGGCAAGCAGGTCCGGCCCCTGGAGAGCGAAAGCGGCTACTGGCGGATCGACAAGGACCGCAAGGTCGAGATCGTCATGGTGCGTGACCAGGGCATCGTCGAGATCTGGTACGGCGAGCTCGCCGACCAGAAGCCGCAGATCGACATCGTCACCGACGCCGTGGCCCGTACGGCGGCCTCCGGCCCGTACAGCGGCGGCAAGCGGCTCTACGGCTACGTCAAGGGCGACCTGATGTGGGTGGGCGAGAAGGCCACCCCCGAGGTCCCGCTGCGGCCGTACATGTCGGCCCACCTGAAGAAGGTCGTCAGCCCCGAGGAGGTCGCGGAGATGGCCCGCGGCCTCGGGGACCTGCCGGACGACGGCATCGCCTTCTTCAAGTAG
- a CDS encoding MoaD/ThiS family protein, whose protein sequence is MAAGTIRYWAAAKAAAGVAEEPYTAETLAQALEAARGKHPGELVRVLQRCSFLVDGDPVGTRDHETVRLAEGGTVEVLPPFAGG, encoded by the coding sequence ATGGCAGCGGGGACGATCCGCTACTGGGCCGCGGCCAAGGCCGCCGCCGGTGTCGCCGAGGAGCCGTACACCGCCGAGACGCTGGCGCAGGCGCTGGAAGCGGCCCGCGGGAAGCACCCGGGCGAGCTCGTCCGGGTGCTCCAGCGGTGTTCGTTCCTCGTCGACGGTGACCCCGTCGGGACCCGCGACCATGAGACGGTACGGCTTGCCGAGGGCGGCACGGTCGAGGTGCTCCCGCCGTTCGCAGGAGGGTGA
- a CDS encoding DsrE family protein: protein MAKKLVIKVTAGDDAPERCSQAFTVAAVAVASGVEVSLWLTGEASWFALPGRAAEFELPHAAPLPDLIDAILAAGRLTLCTQCAARREITEKDLLDGVRIAGAQVFVQEAMADETQALVY, encoded by the coding sequence ATGGCGAAGAAGCTCGTGATCAAGGTGACCGCCGGGGACGATGCCCCCGAACGCTGCTCGCAGGCCTTCACGGTGGCCGCCGTCGCAGTCGCCAGCGGAGTGGAGGTATCGCTCTGGCTGACGGGCGAGGCGTCGTGGTTCGCGCTCCCCGGACGTGCGGCGGAGTTCGAGCTGCCGCACGCGGCGCCCCTTCCGGACCTGATCGACGCGATCCTGGCGGCGGGACGGCTGACCCTGTGCACGCAGTGCGCGGCCCGCCGCGAGATCACCGAGAAGGATCTCCTGGACGGCGTCCGTATCGCCGGCGCGCAGGTCTTCGTCCAGGAGGCGATGGCCGACGAGACCCAGGCCCTCGTCTACTGA
- a CDS encoding S1C family serine protease, which yields MTDYQQPQQPYYPPQPPRPPRHPAEPLSAGPGTTVRPADGHVPPPAPPSAHGPAHAAPEPRGRARRGTGLLVAVAIAAAAIGGGTATLVQQLTADGTTTGSGPVSGANVSASSRGTVAGVAAAVSPSIVEISAASTSGKSTGSGVVITADGEIVTNNHVVSGATTLKVRLSDGTSYDAAVVGTDPDKDLALIKLQGASGLKAATLGESDKVAVGDEVVAIGSPEGLTGTVTSGIVSALDRDVTVAKDDGQDQRQPQYDPRQGWPFEFGGQEFNGDTGTSKTTYKALQTDASLNPGNSGGALINMNGEIIGINSAMYAPSSSNSSSAGSIGLGFAIPIDTVKADLEQLRAGGSR from the coding sequence ATGACGGACTACCAGCAGCCGCAGCAGCCGTACTACCCGCCGCAGCCCCCGAGGCCCCCACGGCACCCGGCCGAGCCGCTCAGCGCCGGTCCGGGCACCACGGTCCGGCCCGCCGACGGGCACGTGCCCCCGCCGGCCCCGCCGAGCGCCCACGGCCCGGCACACGCGGCCCCCGAACCGCGCGGGCGCGCCAGGCGGGGCACCGGGCTGCTCGTCGCCGTGGCCATCGCCGCGGCGGCGATCGGCGGCGGCACGGCCACCCTCGTCCAGCAGCTCACCGCCGACGGCACCACGACCGGGTCCGGCCCCGTCAGCGGCGCGAACGTCTCCGCGAGCAGCCGGGGCACGGTCGCCGGGGTCGCCGCGGCCGTCTCCCCCTCCATCGTGGAGATCTCCGCGGCCTCGACGTCCGGGAAGTCGACCGGCTCCGGCGTGGTCATCACCGCCGACGGCGAGATCGTCACCAACAACCACGTGGTCTCCGGCGCCACCACGCTCAAGGTCCGGCTGTCCGACGGCACCTCCTACGACGCCGCCGTGGTGGGCACCGACCCCGACAAGGACCTGGCTCTGATCAAGCTCCAGGGAGCGTCCGGCCTGAAGGCGGCCACCCTCGGCGAGTCGGACAAGGTCGCCGTCGGCGACGAGGTCGTCGCGATCGGCTCCCCCGAGGGCCTGACCGGCACCGTCACCAGCGGCATCGTCTCGGCGCTCGACCGCGACGTGACCGTGGCGAAGGACGACGGTCAGGACCAGCGTCAGCCGCAGTACGACCCGCGGCAGGGCTGGCCCTTCGAATTCGGCGGCCAGGAGTTCAACGGCGACACCGGCACGTCGAAGACGACCTACAAGGCGCTCCAGACCGACGCCTCGCTCAACCCCGGGAATTCCGGTGGCGCGCTGATCAATATGAACGGCGAGATCATCGGAATCAATTCGGCCATGTACGCACCGAGTTCCTCGAACAGTTCTTCGGCCGGCAGTATCGGCCTCGGATTCGCCATTCCGATCGACACCGTGAAGGCCGATCTGGAACAGCTCCGCGCGGGCGGCTCCCGCTGA
- a CDS encoding LacI family DNA-binding transcriptional regulator, whose product MAKVTRDDVARLAGTSTAVVSYVINNGPRPVAPATRERVLAAIRELGYRPDRVAQAMASRRTDLIGMIVPDARQPFFAEMAHAVEQAAAERGKMVLVGNSDYRDEREIHYLRAFLGMRVSGLILVSQGMSEQAASEIEAWDARVVLLHERPEALDDVAVVTDDIGGAQLATRHLLEHGHPYVACLGGVPSTPAVGDPVADHVEGWRRAMVESGRSVEGRLFEAPYNRYDAYRIALKILAGPDCPPAIFCSTDDQAFGVLRAARELRIDVPGELAVAGFDDVKEAALTDPPLTTISSDRPAMARAAVDLVLDDSLRVAGPRRERVKQFPSALILRRSCGCG is encoded by the coding sequence GTGGCCAAGGTGACGCGGGACGACGTAGCGCGACTGGCGGGTACTTCGACCGCCGTCGTGAGCTACGTCATCAACAACGGACCCCGGCCGGTCGCCCCGGCCACGCGCGAGCGTGTCCTCGCCGCCATCAGGGAGCTGGGCTACCGCCCGGACCGGGTGGCCCAGGCGATGGCCTCGCGGCGCACCGACCTCATAGGCATGATCGTCCCGGACGCGCGGCAGCCGTTCTTCGCGGAGATGGCGCACGCGGTCGAGCAGGCCGCCGCCGAGCGCGGCAAGATGGTCCTCGTCGGGAACTCCGACTACCGGGACGAACGCGAGATCCACTACCTCCGCGCCTTCCTCGGGATGCGGGTCTCCGGCCTGATCCTGGTCAGCCAGGGAATGAGCGAGCAGGCCGCGAGCGAGATCGAGGCATGGGACGCGCGGGTGGTGCTGCTGCACGAGCGGCCCGAGGCGCTCGACGACGTGGCCGTCGTCACGGACGACATCGGCGGCGCCCAGCTCGCCACCCGGCACCTCCTGGAGCACGGCCACCCCTACGTGGCCTGTCTCGGCGGCGTGCCGAGCACCCCGGCCGTCGGCGACCCGGTCGCGGACCACGTCGAGGGATGGCGGCGCGCGATGGTGGAGTCCGGGCGCTCGGTCGAGGGCCGGTTGTTCGAGGCGCCGTACAACCGCTACGACGCGTACCGGATCGCCTTGAAGATCCTCGCCGGGCCCGACTGCCCGCCGGCCATCTTCTGCTCCACCGACGACCAGGCCTTCGGCGTGCTGCGCGCCGCCCGCGAGCTGCGGATCGACGTGCCGGGAGAGCTGGCCGTGGCGGGCTTCGACGACGTGAAGGAAGCGGCGCTGACGGATCCGCCGCTGACCACGATCTCCTCCGACCGCCCGGCGATGGCCCGGGCGGCGGTGGACCTCGTGCTGGACGACTCACTGCGGGTGGCGGGACCCCGGCGGGAGCGGGTGAAGCAGTTCCCCTCGGCGCTGATCCTCCGCCGTAGCTGCGGCTGCGGATAA
- a CDS encoding LmeA family phospholipid-binding protein: MRALRVLLILAVVLGGIFVGLDRLAVAYAESEAADRVRLGSARAGSTDVDIKGFPFLTQVMDKRLDEVEVRLTGVEARAGAKNLRIGELTATLHDVTLGAGYTSARARSATGTALISYADLAAAADRDVVVAYGGDGKLKVTGQVHVLGRAITRSVVSSVTLVDGDTIRVRADKVPLEGVPGIEDAIRERTDFDREIGGLPAGMELERVEAREDGVAVSVTGTDVALAG, encoded by the coding sequence ATGCGAGCACTGCGCGTATTGCTGATCCTCGCCGTTGTGCTGGGCGGGATCTTCGTGGGCCTGGACCGCCTCGCCGTGGCCTACGCCGAGTCGGAGGCGGCCGACCGCGTCCGGCTGGGCTCCGCGCGGGCGGGTTCGACGGACGTCGACATCAAGGGCTTCCCCTTCCTGACACAGGTCATGGACAAGCGCCTGGACGAGGTCGAGGTGAGACTGACCGGTGTCGAGGCCCGCGCCGGTGCCAAGAACCTCCGGATCGGCGAGCTGACGGCCACGCTCCACGACGTGACCCTCGGCGCCGGTTACACCAGCGCGCGGGCGCGCTCGGCCACCGGCACCGCGCTGATCTCCTACGCGGACCTCGCCGCCGCGGCCGACCGGGACGTGGTCGTCGCCTACGGCGGTGACGGCAAGCTCAAGGTGACCGGCCAGGTGCACGTGCTGGGCCGCGCGATCACGCGCAGCGTGGTCTCGTCGGTGACTCTGGTGGACGGGGACACCATCCGGGTGCGTGCCGACAAGGTGCCGCTGGAAGGCGTTCCCGGCATCGAGGACGCGATCCGCGAGCGCACGGACTTCGACCGGGAGATCGGCGGTCTGCCGGCCGGTATGGAGTTGGAGCGGGTCGAGGCCCGTGAGGACGGCGTGGCCGTCTCGGTGACCGGCACGGACGTGGCTCTCGCCGGCTGA
- a CDS encoding DUF1416 domain-containing protein: MCGAQPGGPDASTIKPGETTIQGFVTKDGEPVTGYVRLLDSTGEFTAEVPTSATGQFRFYAAEGTWTVRALVPGGTADRQVVAQKGGLAEVAIAV, from the coding sequence ATGTGTGGAGCGCAGCCCGGCGGCCCCGACGCCTCGACGATCAAGCCCGGTGAGACCACCATCCAGGGCTTCGTGACCAAGGACGGCGAGCCCGTCACCGGTTACGTCCGCCTTCTCGACTCGACCGGCGAGTTCACGGCCGAGGTCCCGACCTCCGCCACCGGTCAGTTCCGCTTCTACGCGGCCGAGGGCACCTGGACCGTACGCGCCCTGGTCCCCGGCGGCACCGCCGACCGCCAGGTCGTGGCGCAGAAGGGTGGCCTCGCGGAGGTCGCCATCGCGGTCTGA
- a CDS encoding phosphatidylinositol-specific phospholipase C — protein MDRRSLLAGSVATAVTLLTAAPPARARTRALTTRDWMAGHGDATPLQRLTIPGTHDSGARHGGPWAACQDTTIARQLSSGIRFLDVRCRVTGGSLAIHHGASYQHLMFGDVLIACRDFLAAYPSETVLMRVKQEYSEDSDATFRAVFDDYLDHRGWRSLFRIGAGLPVLGEARGRVVLLADNGGLPGVRYGDGAYFDIQDDYQAEPGAKYPKIEAQFRKAAGRPGKLCVNYVSTSALLPPRWNSDRLNPRVHAFLDGPEAAGWKGLGVVPLDFPNTRPGLLESLIRHN, from the coding sequence ATGGACCGACGAAGCCTTCTCGCGGGGTCCGTGGCGACCGCCGTCACGCTGCTGACCGCCGCCCCGCCCGCGCGGGCCCGCACCCGGGCACTCACGACGCGGGACTGGATGGCCGGCCACGGCGACGCCACCCCGCTCCAGAGACTCACCATCCCCGGAACCCACGACTCCGGAGCCCGCCACGGCGGCCCGTGGGCCGCCTGTCAGGACACCACCATCGCCCGGCAACTGAGCAGCGGCATCCGCTTCCTCGACGTCCGCTGCCGGGTCACCGGCGGCTCCCTCGCCATCCACCACGGTGCCTCCTACCAGCACCTGATGTTCGGGGACGTCCTGATCGCCTGCCGCGACTTCCTCGCCGCGTATCCGTCGGAGACCGTCCTCATGCGGGTCAAGCAGGAGTACTCGGAGGACTCGGACGCCACCTTCCGGGCGGTCTTCGACGACTACCTCGACCACCGGGGCTGGCGCTCCCTCTTCCGGATCGGGGCGGGCCTGCCCGTCCTCGGCGAGGCCCGCGGCCGGGTCGTGCTGCTCGCCGACAACGGTGGGCTGCCGGGTGTCCGTTACGGCGACGGCGCGTACTTCGACATCCAGGACGACTACCAGGCGGAACCCGGCGCCAAGTACCCGAAGATCGAGGCCCAGTTCCGCAAGGCGGCCGGCCGGCCCGGCAAGCTCTGCGTCAACTACGTGTCCACGTCGGCCCTGCTGCCGCCCCGCTGGAACTCCGACCGGCTCAACCCGAGGGTCCACGCCTTCCTCGACGGTCCGGAGGCCGCCGGCTGGAAGGGCCTCGGCGTCGTCCCGCTGGACTTCCCGAACACCCGACCGGGCCTGCTGGAGTCCCTGATCCGGCACAACTGA
- a CDS encoding putative leader peptide — translation MKRQADLTKRRAVDLCRVAAMLCRSV, via the coding sequence ATGAAGCGACAGGCGGATCTCACGAAGCGGCGGGCAGTAGACCTGTGCCGCGTCGCCGCCATGCTCTGTCGCTCCGTCTGA
- a CDS encoding winged helix-turn-helix transcriptional regulator: MSSLLLLTNALQPSTEVLPALGLLLHNVRVAPAEGPALVDTPGADVILIDGRRDLPQVRSLCQLLRSTGPGCPLILVVTEGGLAAVTADWGIDDVLLDTAGPAEVEARLRLAMGRQQIVSDDSPMEIRNGDLSVDEATYSAKIKGRVLDLTFKEFELLKYLAQHPGRVFTRAQLLQEVWGYDYFGGTRTVDVHVRRLRAKLGPEHESLIGTVRNVGYRFVTPEKVERAAEEARVKEEARVKDAARDVTPTEDTADVPAAAVRPAGG, encoded by the coding sequence ATGAGTTCACTGCTGCTCCTGACCAACGCACTCCAGCCGTCGACCGAGGTGCTCCCCGCACTCGGCCTGCTGCTGCACAACGTGCGGGTGGCCCCTGCCGAGGGCCCCGCGCTGGTCGACACCCCCGGTGCCGACGTCATCCTCATCGACGGCCGCCGCGACCTCCCACAGGTACGCAGCCTCTGTCAGCTGCTCCGCTCCACGGGCCCCGGCTGCCCCCTGATCCTGGTCGTCACCGAGGGCGGCCTCGCGGCGGTCACCGCCGACTGGGGCATCGACGACGTGCTGCTCGACACGGCGGGCCCGGCCGAGGTCGAGGCGCGGCTGCGGCTCGCGATGGGCCGCCAGCAGATCGTCTCCGACGACTCCCCGATGGAGATCCGCAACGGCGACCTCTCGGTGGACGAGGCGACCTACAGCGCCAAGATCAAGGGCCGGGTCCTGGACCTGACCTTCAAGGAGTTCGAGCTCCTGAAGTACCTCGCTCAGCACCCCGGCCGGGTCTTCACCCGGGCGCAGCTCCTCCAGGAGGTCTGGGGCTACGACTACTTCGGCGGCACCCGAACGGTCGATGTCCACGTACGGAGGCTCCGGGCCAAGCTCGGACCCGAGCACGAGTCGCTGATCGGCACCGTCCGCAACGTCGGCTACCGCTTCGTCACCCCGGAGAAGGTGGAGCGCGCGGCGGAGGAGGCCCGGGTCAAGGAGGAGGCCCGGGTCAAGGACGCCGCGCGGGACGTCACTCCGACGGAGGACACGGCCGACGTACCGGCGGCAGCGGTGCGGCCTGCCGGTGGGTAG
- a CDS encoding alpha/beta hydrolase, whose amino-acid sequence MSSEAEGRFHMVDDSSFPRAARGGAAAARSTARRAVLLADDGVRIEAVYEPCTAGVSDTAVVVAHGFTGAADRPSVRRAARVLSAHAAVVTFSFRGHGRSAGVSTVGDREVLDLSAAVRWARERGHSRVVTVGFSMGGSVVLRHAALERGRDGGHTDAVAAVSAPARWYYRGTPSMRRVHWLITRPVGRLVGRFGLRTRIDHRPWDPVPLSPVEAVPLIAPTPLLIVHGDRDPYFPVDHPRMLAAAGPAELWLEPGMGHAENAADDELLARLGDWLVAR is encoded by the coding sequence ATGAGTTCCGAGGCAGAGGGCCGATTTCACATGGTGGATGATTCCTCGTTCCCTCGCGCCGCGCGCGGGGGCGCGGCGGCGGCCCGGTCCACTGCTCGGCGGGCCGTGTTGCTCGCGGATGACGGTGTCCGTATCGAAGCGGTGTACGAGCCGTGTACGGCGGGAGTCAGCGATACGGCCGTGGTCGTCGCACACGGGTTCACCGGCGCGGCCGACCGGCCCTCCGTCCGGCGGGCCGCCCGGGTGCTCTCCGCCCACGCGGCGGTCGTGACCTTCTCCTTCCGCGGCCACGGCCGCTCCGCGGGGGTCTCCACCGTCGGCGACCGTGAGGTGCTCGACCTCTCGGCGGCGGTGCGCTGGGCCCGTGAGCGGGGTCACTCCCGGGTGGTGACGGTCGGCTTCTCGATGGGTGGCTCGGTGGTCCTCCGGCACGCGGCGCTCGAGCGGGGGCGTGACGGCGGGCACACCGACGCGGTGGCCGCCGTGAGCGCCCCCGCCCGTTGGTACTACCGGGGGACGCCGTCGATGCGGCGCGTCCACTGGCTGATCACCCGGCCGGTGGGCCGGTTGGTCGGCCGCTTCGGGCTGCGCACCCGGATCGACCACCGGCCCTGGGACCCCGTGCCGCTGTCCCCCGTCGAGGCGGTCCCGCTGATCGCCCCGACACCCCTGCTGATCGTGCACGGCGACCGGGACCCGTACTTCCCCGTCGACCATCCCCGCATGCTGGCGGCGGCCGGACCGGCCGAACTCTGGCTGGAGCCCGGCATGGGCCACGCGGAGAACGCGGCCGACGACGAGCTGCTCGCCCGCCTCGGGGACTGGCTGGTGGCCCGATAG
- a CDS encoding sulfurtransferase, translating into MSRSDVLVDADWVEAHLDDPKVALVEVDEDTSAYEKNHIRNAIRIDWTKDLQDPVRRDFVDQEGFEKLLSAKGIANDTLVVLYGGNNNWFASYAYWYFKLYGHENVKLLDGGRKKWELDSRDLVDGAEVPARPATDYKAKAQNTAIRAFRDDVVAAIGSRNLVDVRSPDEFSGKLLAPAHLPQEQSQRPGHVPSARNIPWSKNANDDGTFKSDDELKALYEQERVDLAKDTIAYCRIGERSALTWFVLHELLGVENVKNYDGSWTEYGSLVGVPIELGANK; encoded by the coding sequence ATGAGCCGCAGCGACGTCCTGGTAGACGCCGACTGGGTCGAGGCCCACCTCGACGACCCGAAGGTCGCCCTCGTCGAGGTCGACGAGGACACCTCGGCCTACGAGAAGAACCACATCAGGAACGCCATCCGGATCGACTGGACGAAGGACCTCCAGGACCCGGTCCGCCGTGACTTCGTCGACCAGGAGGGCTTCGAGAAGCTCCTGTCGGCCAAGGGCATCGCCAACGACACGCTCGTGGTTCTCTACGGCGGCAACAACAACTGGTTCGCCTCCTACGCCTACTGGTACTTCAAGCTCTACGGCCACGAGAACGTGAAGCTCCTCGACGGCGGTCGCAAGAAGTGGGAGCTCGACTCCCGCGACCTGGTCGACGGCGCCGAGGTGCCGGCCCGCCCCGCGACCGACTACAAGGCCAAGGCGCAGAACACCGCGATCCGCGCCTTCCGCGACGACGTGGTCGCCGCGATCGGCAGCCGGAACCTGGTCGACGTCCGCTCGCCCGACGAGTTCTCCGGCAAGCTGCTCGCCCCGGCCCACCTTCCGCAGGAGCAGTCCCAGCGCCCCGGTCACGTGCCGAGCGCCCGCAACATCCCGTGGTCGAAGAACGCCAACGACGACGGCACCTTCAAGTCGGACGACGAGCTCAAGGCCCTCTACGAGCAGGAGCGGGTCGACCTGGCGAAGGACACCATCGCGTACTGCCGCATCGGTGAGCGCTCCGCGCTGACCTGGTTCGTGCTGCACGAGCTGCTCGGTGTCGAGAACGTCAAGAACTACGACGGCTCCTGGACCGAGTACGGCTCCCTCGTCGGCGTGCCGATCGAGCTCGGCGCCAACAAGTAA
- a CDS encoding DUF3099 domain-containing protein — protein sequence MYARRRHVYFWMMGACLVLFVGAWAVVRLFSMPAAIGMCVVAMVIPPVAAMIANRRGPEDRWWDDPSGDPTSDEWWDELDGKKRHEP from the coding sequence GTGTACGCGCGGCGTCGGCACGTCTACTTCTGGATGATGGGTGCCTGCCTGGTCCTCTTCGTGGGCGCCTGGGCCGTCGTACGCCTGTTCTCCATGCCGGCCGCCATCGGGATGTGCGTGGTGGCCATGGTCATCCCGCCCGTCGCCGCGATGATCGCGAACCGGCGGGGGCCCGAGGACCGCTGGTGGGACGACCCCTCCGGTGACCCCACGTCGGACGAGTGGTGGGACGAACTCGACGGCAAGAAGCGCCACGAGCCCTGA
- a CDS encoding sensor histidine kinase — translation MAWFRSRPLRSRLALLTATAVALAVAAVSLACWFVTRAQLEGELDASLRRSQFTQDEARALLNSCGPAAQKPPGYPQFGSDTRQIVSADGVVCSLGASKIPVTPEDVAVVERREPYALHTTTAEDGSQMRVYTYPVRNQAVAVSVARPLAEIDNSMSTLGWVLLLVSGIGVVGAGAAGLWVARAGLKPVDRLTAAVEHVAVTEDLTVRIPVEGEDEIARLSRSFNAMTAALASSRDRQSQLIADAGHELRTPLTSLRTNIELLARSERTGRALPPDDRRALMASVKAQMTELAALIGDLQELARPDAAEPGPLEVVPLHGILRSALERARLRGPELTFVTDLAPWYVRATPAALERALVNVLDNAVKFSPPGGTVEVTLMRGELTVRDHGPGIPPEELPHVFDRFWRSPSARALPGSGLGLSIVARTVQQAGGTAALRVAEGGGAEAVLRLPGAPTPPPEGRSVPESRPTA, via the coding sequence GTGGCATGGTTCCGGTCGAGGCCGCTGCGGTCGCGACTGGCCCTGCTGACGGCGACGGCGGTGGCCTTGGCGGTGGCCGCCGTGTCACTGGCCTGCTGGTTCGTGACCCGGGCCCAGCTGGAGGGGGAGCTGGACGCCTCACTGCGCCGCTCGCAGTTCACCCAGGACGAGGCCCGCGCCCTGCTCAACTCCTGCGGGCCGGCCGCGCAGAAGCCTCCGGGCTATCCGCAGTTCGGCTCCGACACCCGGCAGATCGTCTCGGCGGACGGCGTGGTCTGCTCCCTGGGCGCCTCGAAGATCCCGGTGACTCCCGAGGACGTCGCCGTGGTCGAGCGGCGGGAGCCGTACGCGCTGCATACCACGACGGCCGAGGACGGCTCGCAGATGCGGGTCTACACCTACCCCGTGCGCAACCAGGCGGTGGCCGTGTCGGTGGCCCGTCCGCTCGCCGAGATCGACAACTCGATGTCCACGCTCGGCTGGGTCCTCCTGCTGGTCTCCGGGATCGGTGTGGTGGGCGCCGGCGCGGCCGGACTGTGGGTGGCACGGGCCGGGCTGAAGCCGGTGGACCGGCTGACGGCCGCGGTCGAGCATGTGGCGGTGACCGAGGACCTGACGGTGCGCATCCCGGTCGAGGGCGAGGACGAGATCGCCCGGCTGTCCCGCTCCTTCAACGCGATGACGGCGGCGCTGGCGTCCTCCCGGGACCGGCAGTCCCAGCTGATCGCCGACGCGGGTCACGAGCTGCGCACCCCGCTGACCTCGCTGCGCACCAACATCGAACTCCTCGCCCGCAGCGAACGGACGGGCCGCGCGCTGCCGCCCGACGACCGGCGGGCGCTGATGGCCTCGGTGAAGGCCCAGATGACGGAGCTGGCGGCGCTGATCGGCGACCTCCAGGAGCTGGCCCGCCCCGACGCGGCCGAGCCGGGCCCGCTGGAGGTGGTGCCGCTGCACGGCATCCTGCGTTCGGCCCTGGAGCGGGCGCGGCTGCGCGGACCCGAGCTGACGTTCGTCACCGACCTCGCGCCCTGGTACGTGCGGGCGACGCCGGCCGCCCTGGAACGCGCGCTGGTGAACGTGCTGGACAACGCGGTGAAGTTCTCGCCGCCGGGGGGCACGGTCGAGGTGACCCTGATGCGCGGCGAGCTGACGGTCCGCGACCACGGTCCGGGCATCCCTCCCGAGGAGCTCCCGCACGTCTTCGACCGTTTCTGGCGTTCCCCGTCGGCCCGCGCTCTGCCGGGCTCGGGCCTGGGCCTGTCGATCGTGGCCCGCACGGTCCAGCAGGCCGGGGGGACGGCCGCCCTCCGGGTGGCGGAGGGCGGCGGCGCGGAGGCGGTCCTCCGGCTGCCGGGCGCGCCGACCCCGCCGCCGGAGGGCAGGTCCGTTCCGGAGAGCCGGCCGACCGCCTGA